One Candidatus Woesearchaeota archaeon genomic window carries:
- a CDS encoding DsbA family protein codes for MICIIALVVFGILAIFSARHRPMAKEALDCVLRRISFRKCESRLDVRLKGELTGKIMRTHPGLAKFVFNYFEWLSWAFIILTVLSLVYTGIGGYNFYKYGNCNGKVNGEDFCIFDPAGKGKFSGLVSNYTGPVVLPSLGKNPTLGPADAKVEMIEFGCYMCPFTKKAEPTVKMVLQAYEGRILFTFRDFPITEKHEFAELHSLAARCSNDQDKYWEFRDFLFEKQGNMSHDADGMKSLALEFGLDMEQFNECMDSKKHIATIEEDVMAGIKAGVYGTPTFFINNRTLVGPQDFEKFEKIIEQELAK; via the coding sequence ATGATATGCATTATCGCTTTGGTTGTTTTTGGGATTCTTGCTATTTTCAGTGCCAGGCACAGGCCAATGGCTAAAGAGGCCCTGGACTGCGTCCTGAGAAGGATAAGCTTCAGAAAATGCGAAAGCAGGCTGGATGTGAGGCTGAAAGGCGAGCTGACTGGCAAAATCATGAGAACCCATCCCGGCCTTGCAAAATTTGTCTTCAACTATTTTGAATGGCTTTCGTGGGCTTTTATCATCCTGACTGTCCTGAGCCTGGTCTATACAGGCATTGGAGGGTATAATTTTTACAAATATGGCAATTGCAATGGCAAGGTGAACGGGGAGGATTTTTGCATCTTTGACCCGGCAGGGAAAGGCAAATTTTCAGGATTGGTCAGCAATTATACCGGGCCCGTTGTTTTGCCCAGCCTGGGAAAGAACCCGACATTGGGGCCAGCTGATGCCAAAGTCGAAATGATTGAATTCGGCTGCTACATGTGCCCTTTTACCAAGAAAGCAGAGCCGACTGTGAAAATGGTTTTGCAGGCCTATGAAGGCAGAATTTTATTTACATTCAGGGATTTCCCGATAACCGAAAAGCATGAATTTGCAGAGCTGCATTCGCTTGCAGCAAGGTGCTCAAATGACCAGGACAAATACTGGGAGTTCAGGGATTTCCTCTTCGAAAAGCAGGGGAACATGAGCCATGATGCAGATGGCATGAAGTCATTGGCGCTGGAATTTGGCCTTGACATGGAGCAATTCAATGAATGCATGGACAGCAAAAAGCATATAGCCACAATTGAGGAGGATGTCATGGCAGGGATAAAAGCAGGGGTCTATGGCACGCCAACATTTTTTATAAATAACAGGACCCTGGTAGGCCCGCAGGACTTTGAAAAATTCGAGAAGATTATTGAACAGGAGCTCGCGAAATGA
- a CDS encoding aminotransferase class V-fold PLP-dependent enzyme, with protein sequence MNIEKIRQDFPVLGDKIKGRPVIYFDSACMALKPRQVIEAMNDYYLHYPGCGERSEHAFGKKVTEMVEQSRKTMAKFIGAKNPGEIIFTRNATEGINIVANGFDFGKSKSNVALLSEKEHNSTLLPWQKRKMKGNARMEFAEFGREGFNLDDFSRKVKNAGIVSVVYTSNMDGSSVPAGEVVKIAHENKVPVLLDAAQAIPHKEIDVRKLDVDFLAFSGHKMLGPTGTGVLYGKKDMLEKLDGLSVGGGTVMDSNYDSAKWENAPERFEAGLQNYAGIIGMAKAAEYLKTIGMDEIEKHEIMLNKKASDAVSGIGAEILGPEKAGQRGGILSFNLPGMDPHAITIMLNESRNIMIRAGRHCVHSWFNHYKVDGSARASFYMYNTEEEVDAFIDEMKKISGMMR encoded by the coding sequence ATGAACATTGAGAAAATCAGGCAGGATTTTCCTGTACTGGGTGACAAGATTAAAGGAAGGCCTGTAATATATTTTGACAGCGCATGCATGGCGCTCAAGCCCCGCCAAGTGATTGAGGCGATGAATGATTATTACCTCCATTACCCTGGATGCGGCGAAAGAAGCGAGCACGCTTTTGGCAAAAAAGTAACTGAAATGGTTGAGCAAAGCCGGAAAACAATGGCCAAGTTTATTGGCGCAAAAAATCCCGGGGAAATAATTTTCACCAGGAATGCAACTGAAGGCATAAATATTGTTGCAAATGGCTTTGACTTTGGAAAATCCAAATCCAATGTTGCATTGCTGAGTGAGAAAGAGCACAACAGCACACTGCTGCCATGGCAAAAAAGAAAAATGAAGGGCAATGCAAGGATGGAATTTGCCGAGTTTGGAAGAGAGGGCTTTAATCTGGACGATTTCTCCAGGAAAGTGAAAAATGCAGGGATTGTGTCAGTGGTTTACACGTCCAATATGGACGGAAGCTCAGTTCCTGCAGGAGAAGTTGTGAAAATCGCGCATGAAAATAAGGTTCCTGTGCTTCTTGATGCTGCACAGGCAATCCCGCATAAGGAGATTGATGTGAGAAAGCTGGATGTTGATTTCCTTGCATTTTCAGGGCATAAAATGCTCGGCCCGACCGGCACAGGCGTGCTGTACGGCAAAAAAGACATGCTGGAGAAATTGGACGGGCTGTCTGTTGGCGGCGGGACAGTAATGGACTCAAATTACGATTCGGCAAAATGGGAAAATGCGCCTGAAAGGTTTGAAGCAGGATTGCAGAACTATGCAGGGATAATTGGCATGGCAAAGGCAGCTGAATACCTCAAGACAATAGGCATGGACGAAATTGAGAAGCATGAAATAATGCTGAACAAAAAAGCTTCCGATGCCGTGTCAGGCATTGGCGCTGAAATATTGGGGCCAGAAAAGGCCGGACAGAGAGGGGGCATACTGAGCTTTAATTTGCCTGGCATGGACCCGCACGCAATCACAATCATGCTGAATGAAAGCAGGAATATTATGATAAGGGCTGGAAGGCACTGCGTTCATTCGTGGTTCAACCATTACAAGGTTGATGGCAGCGCAAGGGCTTCGTTCTACATGTACAATACTGAAGAGGAAGTTGACGCATTTATTGATGAGATGAAGAAGATTTCTGGAATGATGAGATAA
- a CDS encoding PEGA domain-containing protein, translating to MSTKKENIHANTHYHHAKLSIHFLAASLIIIGLFVLSSQTYQGNDLTGAATSPVEVMPVKGGYSYGYISVSSTPSGAAIYLNGAYQGLTSKIIKVKAGTYSLKLTKSGYKDYTQSNIYVGKGQTVKIIATLQPIVTTGNIYLNSNPTGAKAYVDNIYRGTTPLTVYSLASGYHYLKVTLDGYKNWSNTTYVNAGYTTSVIAYLEQEEVVQPNSCTDSDGGLNYYAIGYIDAWAGGPEPIHWYDFCSGNGLTLTEYYCDGTTPTQTSKSCNCLNGACVNETNTTGSLTINTAPVYYVDVRMYPPGYWYPPEPLTTTAATGQTTLGGLQPGTYNILLSKDGYKDFVTQGVTIQANQNTILTHAMVLNTTTNTTQFNCTDSDNGLNYYTFGWVSGYQYGDPYTHYDSCSLGSGYLYEMACNATGEYYSKPYLCPNGCNENNVCINATNTTGTLGIHSTPTGAKFYLYKDLTPVAGWQYILTGYTTHYATNLQQGNYRVDISKEGYNSWAGTKTVIAGQTTDIYVTLQANNSCRDSDNLNYYNKGYVAGSENGEQYSRWDECEPGTNWVNEFYCNGNNWSSTIYDCPSGCSDGACQNQTNTTNTMGPFSPGIIGTSQFGPSSQAWSTPTYAAYSDNQFATVVLPKQLYQESSNWLEAKSFGFTIPTGAIIQGIMVGIERKASAPNSINDNAVHLMYFESPIAGPRYSSFSWPTDDNVFQKYGGPDDLWGYSFWSPSMINHPDFGVKFAAMNNLLNSTNATATAYVDAITLEIWYTN from the coding sequence ATGTCGACTAAAAAAGAAAATATTCATGCAAACACTCATTACCACCATGCAAAACTGAGTATTCATTTTCTCGCCGCAAGCCTGATAATAATCGGCTTGTTTGTGCTTTCATCCCAAACCTACCAGGGAAATGATTTGACAGGCGCAGCAACCTCCCCTGTAGAAGTCATGCCTGTGAAAGGTGGATATAGTTATGGTTATATCTCAGTTTCCTCTACCCCCAGCGGCGCAGCAATCTACCTCAATGGCGCATATCAGGGCCTGACCTCTAAAATTATTAAGGTTAAAGCTGGAACTTACTCCCTGAAATTAACAAAATCAGGTTACAAGGATTATACGCAGTCAAATATTTACGTCGGTAAAGGGCAGACAGTTAAAATCATTGCAACCTTGCAGCCAATTGTCACCACAGGCAATATCTACCTTAATTCAAACCCGACTGGCGCAAAGGCTTATGTGGACAATATATACAGGGGCACAACGCCACTGACAGTCTACAGCCTGGCCTCCGGCTACCATTACCTCAAAGTCACTCTTGATGGCTACAAAAATTGGTCTAACACTACCTATGTCAATGCCGGTTATACAACAAGCGTGATTGCCTATCTTGAACAGGAGGAAGTTGTTCAACCAAATAGTTGCACTGACTCTGATGGCGGTCTTAACTATTATGCTATAGGATATATCGACGCCTGGGCTGGTGGGCCAGAGCCCATACATTGGTATGATTTTTGTTCCGGAAACGGATTAACATTGACCGAATATTACTGTGACGGAACAACACCAACGCAGACTAGCAAGAGCTGTAACTGCCTAAACGGCGCATGCGTAAATGAAACAAACACCACAGGTTCACTTACAATTAATACAGCTCCGGTTTATTATGTTGATGTAAGGATGTATCCGCCAGGATACTGGTACCCCCCCGAGCCTTTGACCACAACAGCTGCAACAGGTCAAACTACCCTCGGCGGCCTCCAACCTGGAACTTACAACATATTATTATCGAAAGATGGTTATAAGGATTTTGTAACACAGGGAGTTACAATTCAGGCTAATCAAAATACAATTTTAACCCACGCAATGGTGCTTAATACAACAACCAACACAACGCAATTCAACTGTACAGATTCCGACAATGGGCTGAACTATTACACGTTTGGCTGGGTATCTGGCTATCAATATGGAGACCCATACACTCATTATGATTCATGCAGTCTCGGCAGCGGATATCTTTATGAGATGGCATGTAATGCAACAGGAGAATATTACTCTAAGCCATATTTATGCCCGAATGGATGCAATGAAAACAATGTATGCATCAACGCAACTAACACAACAGGCACACTTGGTATCCATTCAACGCCAACCGGAGCAAAATTCTACTTATACAAGGATTTAACACCTGTTGCAGGCTGGCAGTATATTCTTACTGGCTATACCACTCATTATGCAACAAACCTTCAGCAGGGCAATTATCGTGTCGACATTTCAAAGGAAGGTTACAACTCATGGGCCGGGACTAAAACAGTTATTGCCGGACAAACTACGGATATTTATGTTACCCTTCAGGCCAACAATTCTTGCAGGGATAGCGATAATCTCAATTATTATAACAAGGGCTACGTGGCTGGCTCAGAAAATGGAGAGCAATATTCCAGATGGGATGAATGCGAGCCAGGCACTAATTGGGTCAATGAGTTTTATTGCAATGGTAATAACTGGAGCTCCACAATTTATGACTGCCCATCTGGCTGCTCTGACGGCGCCTGCCAGAACCAGACAAACACGACAAATACTATGGGTCCGTTCAGTCCCGGTATAATTGGCACCTCTCAATTTGGTCCAAGTTCCCAGGCCTGGTCCACTCCTACGTATGCTGCCTACAGTGATAACCAATTTGCTACAGTGGTGTTGCCCAAACAACTATATCAAGAATCATCAAATTGGCTGGAAGCAAAATCCTTTGGCTTCACAATTCCGACTGGTGCCATCATTCAAGGTATCATGGTGGGAATTGAAAGAAAAGCCAGCGCTCCAAACTCTATTAATGATAATGCGGTACACTTAATGTACTTCGAAAGTCCCATCGCTGGTCCAAGATACTCATCTTTTTCATGGCCCACAGATGACAATGTTTTCCAAAAATATGGCGGTCCTGATGATTTATGGGGGTATTCTTTTTGGTCCCCGAGCATGATTAACCACCCGGATTTTGGTGTTAAATTTGCAGCAATGAACAATCTCTTGAATTCCACCAACGCAACTGCGACAGCATATGTGGACGCAATTACCCTCGAAATTTGGTATACAAATTAA
- a CDS encoding M48 family metalloprotease codes for MGLLFDLEVFFYNPSNFYVTLASVMASLLFFLIMKFNKKASNSHKLMLAYMHVFALVFPVLYFVYSTGCRMLFSSCHRFQAIMYITALALLSALIAAMLVSPLVIYQSFKKKSKQLQGSYLSDFVEQNAVSYGLKEVKLYLLKTAKPLAMSFSHFRKSIFISVGMIDLLGRKEIEAVLLHELSHLKDNTPSLKISSFFLRILSPLSKFASFGREIDEEERNADKFAVGVQGTRRHIFSARKKTDEFFRNYNDLK; via the coding sequence ATGGGCTTGCTCTTTGACCTCGAGGTTTTTTTCTACAATCCTTCCAATTTTTATGTTACTTTGGCGTCTGTCATGGCATCGCTGCTTTTTTTCCTGATTATGAAGTTCAACAAAAAAGCATCCAACAGTCATAAGCTTATGCTGGCATACATGCATGTTTTTGCCCTTGTGTTTCCGGTGCTATACTTTGTATATTCAACCGGGTGCAGGATGCTTTTCAGCTCATGCCATCGATTCCAGGCAATCATGTACATTACAGCCCTGGCTTTGCTATCTGCGCTCATTGCTGCAATGCTTGTCTCACCTTTGGTAATCTATCAGAGCTTTAAGAAAAAGTCAAAGCAATTGCAGGGCAGTTATCTTTCAGACTTTGTCGAGCAGAATGCAGTCAGCTACGGCCTGAAGGAAGTCAAGCTTTACCTGCTAAAGACGGCAAAGCCTTTGGCAATGTCATTTTCACATTTTAGAAAGAGCATATTCATTTCTGTGGGCATGATAGACCTGCTGGGCAGGAAGGAGATTGAGGCAGTGCTGTTGCATGAATTGAGCCACCTGAAGGACAATACCCCTTCCCTGAAGATTTCAAGCTTTTTCCTCAGGATATTGTCGCCACTGTCCAAATTCGCAAGCTTTGGCAGGGAAATCGATGAAGAGGAAAGGAACGCGGACAAATTCGCAGTCGGGGTCCAGGGAACACGGCGCCATATTTTTTCTGCACGCAAAAAAACAGACGAGTTTTTCAGGAATTACAATGACCTGAAGTGA
- a CDS encoding BlaI/MecI/CopY family transcriptional regulator: MKKLKANSQYESILSPLERDVLCVIWPNKTMKVREIYSILGPKRKVALSSIAVILDRLHEKGVVDRKVETGRGGIRYLYFPKQNEAQFEVSVIEKAVDSLIDKFGPTAVSYFNDRFSKRRGG; this comes from the coding sequence ATGAAGAAACTCAAGGCAAATTCACAATATGAATCAATACTTTCACCATTGGAACGCGATGTACTTTGCGTGATATGGCCGAACAAGACCATGAAGGTTAGGGAGATCTATTCAATTCTTGGGCCGAAAAGAAAAGTCGCATTGAGCAGCATTGCTGTGATCCTTGACAGGCTGCACGAGAAAGGCGTTGTAGACAGGAAAGTTGAGACGGGCAGGGGAGGGATAAGGTACCTTTATTTTCCAAAGCAAAACGAGGCGCAGTTCGAGGTTTCAGTGATAGAAAAGGCAGTGGACAGCCTTATTGACAAATTCGGGCCGACAGCAGTCAGCTACTTCAACGATAGATTCTCAAAAAGAAGGGGAGGCTGA
- a CDS encoding TlpA family protein disulfide reductase has protein sequence MMALKLHGKKKSMVYAIAIAGAIMMLIILQGCARQGNADAEKSNQAALARLDALQERLIGAKTLDHIDAPEFSLTGINGEKVTKQSLLGSPYILQGFASWCATCIEEAKKMRQVYSEYSDNGLKIVYVSVWDGETNETITEFKNRVSGPDDWSWHVDTDQVALKFEMISTSSTIIIDREGKMVYRDDDESRLDRIIAEVQDVV, from the coding sequence ATGATGGCACTAAAGCTGCATGGGAAAAAGAAATCAATGGTTTATGCTATTGCAATAGCCGGCGCAATAATGATGCTGATAATCCTGCAGGGCTGTGCCAGGCAGGGCAATGCTGATGCTGAAAAATCAAACCAGGCTGCCCTGGCAAGGCTGGATGCATTGCAGGAAAGGCTCATAGGCGCAAAGACGCTTGACCACATAGATGCGCCGGAATTCAGCTTGACCGGGATCAATGGAGAAAAAGTTACAAAACAAAGCCTGTTGGGGAGCCCATATATTTTGCAGGGCTTTGCAAGCTGGTGCGCCACATGCATTGAAGAAGCCAAGAAGATGAGGCAAGTTTACAGCGAGTATTCGGATAATGGCCTGAAAATTGTGTATGTGAGTGTCTGGGACGGGGAAACGAATGAAACCATAACAGAATTCAAGAATAGGGTCAGCGGGCCTGATGACTGGAGCTGGCATGTTGACACTGACCAGGTTGCGCTTAAATTTGAAATGATTTCAACTTCTTCGACCATAATTATTGACAGGGAAGGCAAAATGGTTTACAGGGATGATGATGAAAGCAGGCTTGACAGGATAATTGCCGAAGTGCAGGATGTCGTTTAA
- a CDS encoding cytochrome c biogenesis protein CcdA: protein MADYALGGLAFSAGLIAFLNPCGIAMLPAYVSYYIEKKERENESKAIRVLRGLLLGTVVSAGFLFVFGLTGLAVAFLGSGFVSFAPLLTLIMGFVLAGLGAYLLAGKEISILPGLNRIGGRLQSTKNSNEYLAFFLYGIGYAIASISCTIPIFLYIVTAALTLNGIVQGLGVFLLYGAGMGIFMLAVSVATAISKELMIGYLKKHMPLIRKLSAIVVLLAGMYIIYYEVWIARVLELYFAWK from the coding sequence ATGGCTGACTACGCTTTAGGGGGGCTGGCATTTTCTGCTGGCCTGATCGCATTTCTCAATCCTTGCGGCATAGCCATGCTTCCTGCCTATGTCTCTTATTACATTGAGAAGAAGGAAAGGGAAAATGAAAGCAAGGCCATTAGGGTTTTGAGAGGGCTTTTGCTCGGAACTGTTGTCAGCGCAGGCTTTCTTTTTGTGTTTGGGCTAACTGGACTGGCAGTGGCTTTTTTAGGCTCGGGCTTTGTCAGCTTCGCCCCTCTTCTTACATTGATAATGGGATTTGTCCTCGCCGGCCTAGGTGCTTACCTGCTTGCAGGAAAGGAAATTTCAATCCTGCCAGGGCTCAACCGAATAGGAGGCAGGCTGCAATCCACAAAAAATTCAAATGAATACCTTGCATTCTTTCTTTATGGGATAGGATATGCCATTGCCTCAATCAGCTGCACGATTCCGATTTTCCTGTATATTGTCACGGCTGCCTTGACGCTTAATGGGATTGTGCAGGGCCTGGGCGTTTTCCTGCTCTATGGCGCGGGCATGGGCATATTTATGCTCGCTGTTTCAGTGGCAACGGCCATATCCAAGGAGTTGATGATAGGCTACTTAAAAAAACACATGCCACTGATAAGGAAGCTAAGCGCAATTGTCGTATTATTGGCAGGAATGTATATTATATATTATGAAGTGTGGATTGCCAGAGTGCTTGAATTGTATTTTGCCTGGAAATAA
- the lgt gene encoding prolipoprotein diacylglyceryl transferase — protein sequence MFEHNINPVLVSWGFLEIRYYGIIYALGFVFALWYLLQRSRQGKLSLTEEEIYDFMVYLVVGVVLGARLFEVAFYHPDYYFLNPGQIFAVWNGGLSFHGGFVGGVFALVLFLRKRKHDFYEVADALMVPLALGLAFGRLANFINGELYGRVTTMPWGVKFPGADGFRHPTQIYESLKNFLIFGTLFSIRDRKFKKGFLFWGFITLYGILRLVIEFWKEPETIFLGIPMGQLMSGIMILTGGYVLYSKYLKK from the coding sequence ATGTTCGAACACAATATTAATCCGGTGCTTGTAAGCTGGGGATTTTTGGAAATAAGGTATTATGGGATTATCTATGCCCTTGGGTTTGTATTTGCATTGTGGTACCTTTTGCAGAGGAGCAGGCAGGGCAAGCTTTCACTCACTGAGGAAGAGATTTATGATTTCATGGTTTACCTTGTAGTCGGCGTTGTTTTGGGCGCGAGGCTTTTTGAGGTTGCATTTTACCATCCTGATTATTACTTTTTGAACCCTGGTCAGATTTTTGCTGTTTGGAATGGCGGCCTGTCATTTCACGGCGGATTTGTTGGCGGCGTGTTTGCATTGGTGCTGTTTCTCAGGAAAAGAAAGCATGATTTTTACGAAGTGGCGGATGCATTGATGGTCCCTTTGGCATTGGGTTTGGCCTTTGGGCGCCTGGCAAATTTCATCAATGGCGAGCTGTACGGCAGGGTAACAACAATGCCATGGGGGGTAAAGTTCCCGGGCGCAGATGGGTTCAGGCACCCCACACAAATCTATGAAAGCCTGAAAAATTTCCTGATATTCGGCACTTTGTTTTCAATCAGGGACAGGAAATTCAAGAAAGGCTTTTTGTTCTGGGGCTTCATCACATTGTATGGCATATTGAGGCTTGTCATTGAATTTTGGAAGGAGCCGGAAACAATTTTCCTTGGAATTCCCATGGGCCAGCTGATGAGCGGGATTATGATTTTAACAGGAGGGTATGTGCTTTATAGCAAATATTTAAAAAAATAG
- a CDS encoding class I SAM-dependent methyltransferase, which translates to MAPPLFPFYDFLKQMFESTRHDWLSPDDIFSLRKLFEAPQALPDYHYDGQNPLWYTNHTAAYYLRSLFPNDREFLESIGIRANNNLKGESHSPRPYVHEFFAPDTSILELGAGEGLALTQLYNAHRKNDTIVWIGVDKRYSSNHLDVGKRGSLQFAQSDVAALEQIPDKSVDRIMDVQAAFSYSDSNALARELRRVAKPGAILRSMPLSDRIAPALEALALEGWNARRISRNSLVARLAES; encoded by the coding sequence ATGGCACCTCCACTTTTTCCATTTTATGACTTCCTTAAACAGATGTTTGAATCCACCAGGCATGATTGGCTATCTCCAGACGATATTTTTAGCTTAAGAAAGCTATTTGAAGCCCCGCAGGCTCTGCCAGATTACCATTACGACGGCCAAAATCCCCTGTGGTACACCAACCACACAGCAGCATACTATCTTCGGTCCCTCTTCCCGAACGACCGGGAATTCCTGGAATCTATTGGAATCAGGGCCAATAACAATCTCAAAGGTGAAAGCCATTCCCCTCGCCCTTATGTACACGAATTTTTCGCACCTGATACATCAATCCTGGAACTGGGGGCTGGCGAAGGCTTGGCTTTGACGCAGCTTTATAATGCCCACAGGAAAAATGACACGATAGTATGGATAGGTGTTGACAAACGGTACTCCTCGAATCATCTTGATGTTGGCAAAAGGGGCTCACTTCAATTCGCGCAAAGTGACGTTGCTGCACTGGAGCAAATACCAGACAAAAGCGTAGACAGGATAATGGATGTCCAGGCAGCATTTAGCTATTCAGATTCCAATGCACTTGCCCGTGAATTAAGGCGTGTGGCAAAGCCGGGCGCTATACTCCGCTCAATGCCATTATCTGACAGGATTGCGCCAGCACTTGAGGCGCTGGCCCTTGAAGGGTGGAATGCAAGAAGAATCAGCAGAAACAGCCTTGTTGCGCGTCTGGCAGAATCATAA
- a CDS encoding winged helix-turn-helix transcriptional regulator: MMKHIMVVPVGEKTDTDALYVGIREFPTEKVYLIARKDRMDSMREVRKDLEKFKLPVSVIEMAESNHWEETFRAINEITHIEKGKDIIINVATGDKGARCIAISAAFVNGLKAFDVTGSEVMMLPVLKFSYYRQLTDKKMDILKILNNKDCCSSLEMLAKKTKMSLPLISYHINGNLKSEGLKALGLVETAEAKGRLEVRLTTLGKLLIKGYVS, encoded by the coding sequence ATGATGAAACATATCATGGTTGTGCCTGTTGGGGAAAAGACAGACACAGATGCATTATATGTAGGCATACGTGAGTTTCCGACAGAAAAAGTCTATCTCATTGCCAGAAAGGACAGGATGGATTCAATGCGCGAGGTCCGCAAAGACCTTGAGAAGTTCAAGCTGCCTGTCTCTGTGATTGAGATGGCAGAGTCAAACCACTGGGAGGAGACTTTCAGGGCAATAAATGAGATTACCCACATAGAAAAAGGCAAGGATATCATAATCAATGTCGCAACAGGAGACAAAGGGGCCAGGTGCATAGCCATAAGCGCGGCATTTGTCAATGGCCTCAAGGCATTTGATGTGACAGGCAGCGAGGTCATGATGCTCCCTGTGCTCAAGTTCTCATATTACAGGCAGCTGACGGACAAGAAAATGGATATCCTTAAGATCCTGAACAACAAGGACTGCTGCTCATCACTTGAGATGCTTGCCAAGAAGACAAAAATGAGCCTGCCATTGATTTCTTACCATATCAACGGCAACCTGAAGTCAGAGGGATTAAAGGCACTCGGGCTTGTGGAAACAGCAGAAGCCAAAGGAAGGCTTGAGGTTAGGCTGACAACATTGGGCAAGCTGCTGATTAAAGGATATGTAAGCTAA
- a CDS encoding sulfite exporter TauE/SafE family protein, with amino-acid sequence MAAEMTVSIWIAFIGGFLAFFSPCIIPLIPAYLSYLSGTTLSDVEKKGKRINWGIFINSVFYSLGFAVIFTALGLLTGLLGSKIGNFQLWLSRIGGSIIIIFGLHTVGLLEIPFLGREVKIGKTVRAGNYFSSFLLGASFGVGWTPCVGPILASILLLAGTSNSALQGGYLLAFFSLGLSLPFMLTGLFTGSVARFIDRNNALFRIFNIIAGILLIALGIVVFTNNFTRLISYIL; translated from the coding sequence ATGGCAGCAGAGATGACAGTGAGCATTTGGATTGCATTCATTGGCGGGTTTCTCGCATTTTTTTCGCCATGCATTATTCCGCTGATTCCCGCGTATCTCAGCTACCTCAGCGGAACCACTCTTTCAGATGTTGAAAAGAAAGGCAAGAGGATAAACTGGGGCATATTCATCAATTCAGTTTTTTATTCGCTGGGATTTGCAGTGATATTCACAGCGCTCGGCCTTTTGACCGGATTGCTGGGCAGCAAGATTGGAAACTTCCAGCTTTGGCTTTCACGGATAGGGGGGAGCATAATAATTATTTTCGGGCTGCATACAGTTGGCCTTCTTGAAATACCATTTTTGGGCAGGGAAGTGAAGATAGGCAAAACAGTCAGGGCTGGAAATTATTTTTCATCCTTTCTTCTCGGGGCAAGCTTTGGAGTTGGCTGGACGCCGTGTGTGGGCCCAATTCTCGCCAGCATCCTTCTCTTGGCCGGAACGAGCAATTCTGCCCTGCAGGGAGGCTATTTGCTGGCATTCTTTTCGCTTGGATTGAGCCTGCCATTTATGCTGACAGGACTGTTCACAGGCAGCGTTGCAAGATTCATCGACAGGAACAATGCGCTTTTCAGGATATTCAATATCATAGCCGGAATCCTGCTCATAGCGCTGGGGATAGTGGTTTTCACGAATAATTTTACCAGGCTGATTTCGTACATATTGTAG